A genomic window from Corynebacterium fournieri includes:
- a CDS encoding SWIM zinc finger family protein has product MHYSYTHPSAVTDQGLQLATSGGTLYRVDEPHFFSGFVENPHIVARGVLTVADYAAKRFYTPVDTAAIAALDPVVTSTPEGLRFESFSGCCSTYARLDVTDLDAQSQQSGVTNVDINLPLREALTAITPGSPLRLTIADDALHVTTMDTTLDEKRVDLPLRWVKGLAESQRISASMTKQLELTGPETTKLITSLPGTTSPKSVMWATPALRSLRLASKPSQGAVCLAGPERLKPLIPLLPYVTKLSVYSTESDTYSQPKSSAWVFELPGARFTVVISPAKTRGFSGEGALLMSLNSRHAADDADLVSAVLAFDPRIDVRHLVAETGLTPDRVEDALQVLASTGQVGYDLTLGAYFHRPLPLDPDVVGKLNPRLANAEELLTRNAVSPLAGRDDGFTVRSGSNDYTVRLEHETYAFACTCFWFAKHKDTRGPCKHVLAAEAFRETARGKA; this is encoded by the coding sequence GTGCACTACTCCTACACCCACCCGTCCGCCGTGACTGACCAGGGCCTGCAGTTGGCCACCAGTGGTGGCACGCTCTACCGAGTGGACGAACCGCACTTTTTCAGCGGATTCGTAGAAAACCCCCACATCGTCGCGCGCGGGGTGCTCACCGTCGCGGACTACGCCGCGAAACGTTTCTACACTCCGGTGGACACCGCGGCTATCGCCGCGCTGGACCCGGTGGTCACCTCCACTCCGGAAGGTCTGCGGTTCGAATCGTTCTCAGGCTGCTGCAGCACCTACGCCCGCTTGGATGTCACCGACCTTGACGCGCAATCCCAACAGTCAGGCGTCACCAACGTGGACATCAATCTCCCGCTGCGTGAGGCTCTTACGGCAATCACACCGGGCTCGCCACTCCGCCTCACCATTGCCGACGACGCACTTCACGTCACGACGATGGACACCACACTGGACGAGAAAAGGGTCGACCTGCCGCTGCGGTGGGTAAAAGGACTTGCAGAGTCGCAGCGAATTAGCGCCTCCATGACGAAACAGCTGGAACTCACGGGGCCGGAAACGACAAAGCTCATCACGTCGCTGCCCGGGACAACTTCACCAAAATCCGTGATGTGGGCCACGCCCGCATTGCGGAGTCTGCGCCTGGCGTCGAAGCCGTCGCAAGGCGCGGTCTGCTTAGCCGGGCCGGAGCGGTTGAAACCACTCATCCCCCTCCTGCCGTACGTGACAAAACTGTCGGTCTACAGCACCGAGAGCGACACGTATTCCCAACCAAAGTCGTCCGCTTGGGTGTTTGAGCTTCCTGGCGCGCGATTCACAGTGGTGATCAGCCCGGCAAAAACCCGCGGGTTTTCCGGCGAAGGCGCATTGTTGATGTCACTGAACAGCCGGCACGCAGCCGATGATGCTGACCTAGTCTCAGCAGTTCTGGCGTTCGATCCCCGCATTGACGTCCGCCACCTCGTGGCGGAGACCGGACTCACTCCAGACCGTGTTGAAGACGCACTCCAAGTCCTCGCGTCGACGGGCCAGGTTGGCTACGACCTCACCCTGGGCGCATATTTCCACCGCCCGCTGCCGCTCGACCCCGATGTGGTGGGCAAACTCAACCCCCGCCTCGCTAACGCCGAGGAGCTCTTGACCCGCAACGCTGTCTCCCCGCTCGCCGGTCGGGACGACGGGTTCACGGTGCGCTCCGGCTCCAACGATTACACGGTGAGGCTCGAACACGAGACTTACGCGTTCGCATGCACCTGTTTCTGGTTTGCCAAACACAAGGATACCCGGGGTCCGTGCAAGCACGTGCTGGCGGCAGAGGCGTTTCGGGAAACCGCGCGCGGAAAGGCGTAG